A single Blattabacterium sp. (Mastotermes darwiniensis) str. MADAR DNA region contains:
- a CDS encoding 2-hydroxyacid dehydrogenase, with protein sequence MKILILDKNHPFIIYKLRKEGFICDENYHDSIEYIIKIISLYDGIILRNRFKIDKEFIEKAENLKFIARVGSGIENIDKDYALKRRITLISTPEENKDSVAEHTIAMLLSMMNHIIRSDQEIRKGKWNRESNRGIEIMGKTVGIIGYGNTGKALAKKLSGFESTILCYDILPNIGDIYAKQVDIKTIFMRSDIISLHVPYTKKTKGMVNEKFIKKFHKPFYFINTSRGECVLTNHLIKALKDGKIYGACLDVLEYETLSFEHFFHKKKISKNFFDLIHSNKILLTPHIAGYTKESKYKMAKKIVKKIISFKFNKT encoded by the coding sequence AATACATTATAAAAATAATATCCCTATATGATGGTATCATTTTAAGAAATAGATTCAAAATAGATAAAGAATTTATTGAAAAAGCGGAAAATTTAAAATTTATAGCTCGTGTAGGATCCGGAATAGAAAATATAGATAAAGATTATGCTTTAAAAAGAAGAATAACATTGATTTCTACTCCAGAAGAAAATAAAGATTCAGTAGCAGAGCATACTATAGCCATGCTTTTATCTATGATGAATCATATTATCCGTTCTGACCAAGAAATTAGAAAAGGAAAATGGAATAGGGAATCCAATAGGGGAATAGAAATAATGGGAAAAACTGTGGGGATTATTGGATATGGAAATACAGGAAAAGCTCTCGCTAAAAAACTTTCAGGATTTGAATCTACAATATTGTGTTACGATATTTTACCTAATATAGGAGATATTTATGCCAAACAAGTAGATATAAAAACAATTTTTATGAGATCTGATATAATTAGTTTACATGTTCCTTATACAAAAAAAACTAAAGGAATGGTTAATGAAAAATTTATAAAAAAATTTCATAAACCCTTTTATTTTATTAATACTTCTCGTGGAGAATGTGTACTTACCAATCATTTAATAAAGGCATTAAAAGATGGAAAAATATATGGAGCTTGTTTAGATGTATTGGAATATGAAACCCTTTCTTTTGAACATTTTTTTCATAAAAAAAAAATTTCAAAAAATTTTTTTGATCTTATTCATTCCAATAAAATACTCTTAACACCACATATTGCAGGATATACTAAGGAATCAAAATATAAAATGGCCAAGAAAATCGTTAAAAAAATTATTTCATTTAAATTCAATAAAACTTGA
- a CDS encoding TSUP family transporter: MIKINKENNKLFPIFLQLEKISLLIIGGGKTALKKLNAVLQNNPDTRINLIASRIDQKVYELAKLFISIKLIKKVYGTSDLRNMDVIIVAVNDLMLSEKIKRDAKRMHKLVNVSDVPELCDFYLGSIVQKGNLKIAISTNGKSPTIAKRLKEIFYEVLPHELNEALINMYEIRKKLQGNFDFKVKKLNELTNKWLLETSFEEKRKKKFKKIFLVLPLLMVGYLFLTVFFKKYLDKNFLYLFFTGFFAQIVDGAIGVGYGLTCTTILLTLGIPISSISASIHTAEIFSSGISGLSHYRMGNVNKKLLKILLIPGVIGSIIGSFFLSKFGESYISYIKPMLGFYTFCLGTKILLTSVLWKKNKIDIKIKKIGWIAGIGGFLDSFVGGGWGPFVTSTLISKGRKPKYVIGSVSLSEFFVTISSAITFFYLLGIHYWKIVLGLVFGSLFSAPLAAKISGKIPMRIMCFFIGTLVIIWSVRILYNCFF, translated from the coding sequence ATGATAAAGATAAATAAAGAAAATAATAAACTTTTTCCTATTTTTTTACAGTTAGAAAAAATTTCTCTTTTAATTATTGGTGGTGGAAAAACTGCTTTAAAAAAATTGAATGCAGTATTACAAAATAATCCTGATACAAGGATAAATCTTATAGCATCTCGTATTGATCAGAAAGTTTATGAATTAGCTAAACTATTTATTTCTATAAAATTAATTAAAAAAGTATATGGAACTTCCGATTTAAGAAATATGGATGTTATCATTGTCGCTGTGAATGATTTAATGTTAAGTGAAAAAATTAAAAGAGATGCAAAAAGAATGCATAAATTGGTGAACGTTTCTGATGTCCCTGAACTTTGTGATTTTTATCTTGGATCCATTGTACAAAAAGGAAATCTAAAAATAGCCATTTCTACCAATGGGAAATCTCCTACTATAGCCAAACGTTTGAAAGAAATTTTTTATGAAGTTTTACCTCATGAATTAAATGAAGCATTGATAAATATGTATGAAATAAGGAAAAAATTGCAAGGTAATTTTGATTTTAAAGTAAAAAAGCTGAATGAATTAACAAATAAATGGTTGTTAGAAACCTCATTTGAGGAAAAAAGAAAAAAAAAATTCAAAAAAATATTTTTAGTTCTTCCATTATTAATGGTAGGATATTTATTCTTAACAGTTTTTTTTAAAAAATATTTAGATAAAAATTTTTTATACTTATTTTTTACTGGATTTTTTGCTCAGATTGTGGATGGAGCTATAGGGGTTGGATATGGACTTACTTGTACAACAATATTGCTTACCTTAGGGATTCCTATTTCATCTATTAGTGCTAGTATTCATACTGCAGAAATATTTTCTAGCGGGATATCTGGATTAAGTCATTATAGAATGGGAAACGTTAATAAAAAATTATTGAAAATATTATTAATTCCAGGAGTTATAGGTTCTATTATTGGTTCTTTTTTTCTTTCTAAATTTGGAGAAAGTTATATTTCTTATATAAAACCTATGTTAGGGTTTTATACTTTTTGTTTAGGTACAAAAATATTGCTAACTTCTGTATTATGGAAAAAAAATAAAATAGATATAAAAATAAAAAAAATAGGATGGATTGCTGGAATTGGAGGTTTTTTAGATTCTTTTGTAGGTGGAGGATGGGGTCCTTTTGTGACAAGTACTTTAATATCAAAAGGAAGAAAACCAAAATATGTAATAGGTTCTGTCAGTTTATCTGAATTTTTTGTGACTATTTCTAGTGCGATTACCTTTTTTTATTTATTAGGAATACATTATTGGAAAATAGTTCTTGGATTGGTTTTTGGGAGTTTATTTTCTGCTCCTTTAGCAGCGAAAATATCTGGGAAAATACCTATGAGAATAATGTGTTTTTTCATAGGGACTTTGGTTATTATTTGGAGTGTTAGGATTTTGTATAATTGTTTTTTTTAA
- a CDS encoding NADPH-dependent assimilatory sulfite reductase hemoprotein subunit gives MKIDSFSNKITMEEKIKEESRGLRGSIIESVKDELSGGISDKDQIIIKFHGLYQQDDRDIREYRAKKKLDRLFSFMIRLRIPGGFIKSKQWLSIHQISEINSTGVIKVTSRQTIQLHGLIKSNIKPTIQFFNISKLDSIATCGDINRNVICSTYSRTHYKKILTYASKISKMFLPKTRAYYEIWLDEKKILEKENKEPIYKKSYLPRKFKIAIAIPPNNDVDVFANDIGLIAIIDSDKKKLKGFNISVGGGLSTTHGNSKTYSRLGTIIGFYDSEEKILRIVYEILTIQRDYGNRSDRKFARLKYTIDNYGIEWFKKELENRIGFSLKKERPFFFTERCDYFGWIQDDMKLWNYTIFIENGLVFDRVNLKLKSALLKIAEYEICNFLFTCNQNITLTDIHAKNKKTIQSILDEYGIVNYMNHVSSIRKNSMACVALNTCPLALAEGQRYFPHLISKIEFILNKYKLGKEEIIIRMTGCPNGCSRPYLAEIGFVGVSYGRYNLYLGGDPEGTRLNKLYKKNMDESSILKELDQFFNCFQKEKLDGEKFGNFSIRKQWVI, from the coding sequence ATGAAAATAGATAGTTTTTCAAATAAAATAACAATGGAGGAGAAAATTAAAGAAGAAAGCAGAGGTCTTCGAGGATCTATTATTGAAAGTGTGAAGGATGAATTGTCTGGTGGTATTTCTGATAAGGATCAGATTATAATTAAATTTCATGGATTGTATCAACAAGACGATAGGGATATAAGAGAATATAGGGCAAAAAAAAAATTGGATCGTTTATTTTCTTTTATGATTCGTTTGAGAATTCCAGGTGGTTTTATTAAATCTAAACAATGGTTGTCTATTCATCAAATTTCAGAAATAAATTCAACTGGAGTTATAAAAGTAACTAGTAGACAAACTATTCAATTACATGGATTGATAAAATCTAATATTAAACCGACTATTCAGTTTTTTAATATTTCTAAATTGGATTCTATTGCTACTTGTGGAGATATTAATAGAAACGTTATATGTAGTACATATTCTAGAACTCATTATAAAAAAATATTGACTTATGCTTCTAAAATTAGTAAAATGTTTCTTCCAAAAACAAGAGCCTATTATGAAATATGGTTGGACGAAAAGAAAATTCTTGAAAAAGAAAATAAAGAACCTATTTATAAAAAAAGTTACTTACCTAGAAAATTTAAAATAGCTATAGCAATTCCTCCAAATAACGATGTTGATGTATTTGCAAATGATATAGGATTAATAGCTATCATAGATTCTGATAAAAAAAAATTGAAAGGATTTAATATATCCGTTGGAGGGGGTTTGTCTACCACACATGGGAATTCAAAAACTTATTCTAGATTAGGAACAATAATTGGTTTTTATGATTCTGAAGAAAAAATATTAAGAATAGTATACGAAATTCTAACAATTCAACGCGATTATGGCAATAGAAGTGATCGTAAATTTGCTCGTCTAAAGTATACCATAGATAATTATGGGATAGAATGGTTTAAAAAAGAATTGGAAAATAGAATTGGATTTTCTTTAAAAAAAGAGAGACCATTCTTTTTTACAGAAAGATGTGATTATTTTGGTTGGATACAAGATGATATGAAATTATGGAATTACACTATTTTTATAGAAAATGGTTTAGTTTTTGATAGAGTCAATTTAAAATTGAAATCGGCATTGTTAAAGATAGCAGAGTATGAAATATGTAATTTTTTATTCACCTGTAATCAAAATATTACGTTAACTGATATTCATGCGAAAAATAAAAAAACAATACAGTCTATTCTTGATGAATATGGTATTGTTAATTATATGAATCATGTTTCCTCTATTAGAAAAAATTCTATGGCTTGTGTGGCTCTTAACACATGTCCTTTAGCTTTAGCTGAAGGACAACGTTATTTTCCACATTTGATATCTAAAATAGAATTTATTTTAAATAAATATAAATTAGGAAAAGAAGAGATTATTATTCGTATGACAGGATGTCCTAATGGGTGTTCTCGTCCTTATTTAGCAGAAATAGGTTTTGTAGGAGTTTCTTATGGACGATACAATCTTTATTTGGGAGGAGATCCTGAGGGAACACGTTTGAACAAATTGTACAAGAAAAATATGGATGAATCTTCTATTTTAAAGGAACTTGATCAATTTTTTAATTGTTTTCAAAAAGAAAAATTGGATGGAGAAAAATTTGGTAATTTTTCTATTAGAAAACAATGGGTAATATAA
- a CDS encoding sulfite reductase flavoprotein subunit alpha encodes MLSESKNKIFIELIKNISREELIWIYGYISGILSSFHEEEKTKVLRKEVERITLVYGTETGNAKNLSFSIVEKMKKENFKINLISLDQYRFLDLKRENYFFVIISTHGEGEPPSSAKSFFNFIHKNLNFRLENMKYGVLALGDRSYPFFCKAGEDLDKRLYEMGACRVIPLYKCDIDFEFKAKDWLSEVLNILKKKKVDRKKKIHGKILTNILLNDQERGSNKEIHHIEILMENGMEKFDYLPGDSIAVIAKNPVDEVQNIIDFFKKKDLFENSKERKKVRLLLEEEWNIFRLSINMLRKYSLLVGKKIPNDRMWNFFDLLNKFPIKKKKFLKNLIEIMDPIRPRFYSISSSPKVHYPEIHITVSRHRFKVNGENRYGYCSNYLSKLKEGDSLSFYIHKNYLFKLPKNNKDIILIGPGTGIAPFRSFLYEREFVGATGRNWLFFGDQHFSTDFLYQTEIQNWKKNGVLYRVSLAFSRDQEKKIYIQDKIWENREEFFTWIGKKGAYIYICGNKKPMSIDVEKTIFRIIEQVGGYNFPEFFIKKMKEEGRYLKDVY; translated from the coding sequence ATGTTATCTGAATCAAAGAATAAAATATTTATAGAATTGATAAAAAATATTTCTAGAGAAGAGCTTATTTGGATATATGGATATATATCTGGAATCTTATCGTCTTTTCATGAAGAAGAAAAAACGAAAGTATTGAGGAAAGAAGTAGAAAGAATAACACTTGTTTATGGAACAGAAACAGGAAATGCTAAAAATCTATCTTTTTCCATTGTTGAGAAAATGAAAAAAGAAAATTTTAAAATTAATCTGATAAGTTTGGATCAATATCGTTTTTTAGATTTAAAAAGAGAGAATTATTTTTTTGTAATTATTAGTACGCATGGAGAAGGAGAACCTCCTTCATCCGCTAAATCTTTTTTCAATTTTATTCATAAGAATCTAAATTTTCGTTTAGAAAATATGAAGTATGGGGTATTAGCATTAGGAGATCGTTCTTATCCTTTTTTTTGTAAAGCGGGAGAAGATTTAGATAAACGTTTGTATGAAATGGGGGCATGCAGAGTTATTCCATTGTATAAATGTGATATTGATTTTGAATTTAAAGCAAAAGATTGGTTATCAGAAGTTTTAAATATTTTAAAAAAAAAAAAAGTAGATAGAAAAAAAAAAATTCATGGAAAGATTTTGACTAATATCCTTTTAAATGATCAAGAAAGAGGTTCTAATAAAGAAATTCATCATATTGAAATTTTAATGGAGAATGGAATGGAAAAATTCGATTATCTTCCAGGAGATTCTATAGCTGTTATAGCTAAAAATCCTGTAGATGAAGTACAGAATATTATAGATTTTTTTAAAAAAAAAGATCTCTTTGAAAATTCAAAGGAGAGGAAAAAAGTTAGGCTTTTATTAGAAGAGGAATGGAATATCTTTCGTTTGTCCATTAATATGTTAAGAAAGTATTCTTTATTGGTAGGGAAAAAAATACCTAATGATAGAATGTGGAATTTTTTTGATCTATTAAATAAATTTCCTATAAAAAAGAAAAAATTTTTAAAAAATTTAATTGAAATTATGGATCCTATAAGACCTAGATTTTATTCTATTTCTTCTTCCCCTAAAGTTCATTATCCTGAAATTCATATTACAGTGTCACGTCATAGATTTAAAGTTAACGGAGAAAATAGATATGGTTATTGTTCGAATTATCTTTCTAAATTAAAAGAAGGCGATAGTTTGTCTTTTTATATACATAAAAATTATTTATTTAAGTTACCAAAAAACAATAAAGATATCATTCTTATAGGACCTGGAACAGGGATAGCTCCTTTTCGTTCTTTTTTATATGAAAGAGAATTTGTAGGAGCAACGGGAAGAAATTGGCTTTTCTTTGGAGATCAACATTTTTCCACTGATTTTTTATATCAGACAGAAATACAAAATTGGAAAAAAAATGGGGTCTTATATCGTGTAAGTCTTGCTTTTTCTAGAGATCAAGAAAAGAAAATATATATACAAGATAAAATATGGGAAAATCGTGAAGAATTTTTTACATGGATAGGAAAAAAAGGAGCTTATATCTACATTTGTGGAAATAAAAAGCCTATGAGTATAGATGTAGAAAAAACCATATTTCGTATAATAGAACAAGTTGGTGGATATAATTTTCCAGAATTTTTTATAAAAAAAATGAAAGAGGAGGGACGTTATTTAAAGGATGTCTACTAA
- the cobA gene encoding uroporphyrinogen-III C-methyltransferase → MKKVIFISAGPGDPDLITVKAINHLKKSEIVLVDRLVSPEIVNEYLHPKRKILYVGKNNDSIMHKEKYFFKNNQKSINHLMVYHALKGKYVVRLKGGDVSIFSNIMDELIELNKYHIPYEIIPGVTAALGAAAYTGIPLTARGYASSVRFVTLHNPNSIDSNQWEEFLTTKDTLVFYMCIKKLYYIIDKFMILIKKKESCYSNKLIAIIEQATTPMQKVYTTTLYNCKKYLIERNFLSPSLVIIGKIVNLYKCFKWNSSSSSIFCKRNYFMY, encoded by the coding sequence ATGAAAAAAGTAATTTTTATTTCAGCAGGACCTGGGGATCCTGATTTAATTACTGTTAAAGCTATCAATCATTTGAAAAAATCTGAGATAGTATTGGTAGATCGTCTTGTAAGTCCTGAAATAGTAAATGAATATTTACATCCAAAAAGAAAGATTTTATATGTAGGGAAAAATAATGATTCCATAATGCATAAAGAAAAATACTTTTTTAAAAATAATCAAAAGAGTATTAATCATCTAATGGTTTATCATGCTTTAAAAGGAAAATATGTAGTTCGATTAAAAGGAGGAGATGTTTCTATTTTCTCTAATATAATGGATGAATTAATAGAACTAAACAAATATCATATTCCTTATGAGATTATTCCAGGAGTTACTGCAGCTTTAGGCGCAGCTGCTTATACTGGAATTCCTCTTACAGCAAGAGGATATGCTTCTTCAGTTCGTTTCGTAACATTACATAATCCAAATTCTATCGATTCTAATCAGTGGGAGGAATTCTTAACAACTAAGGATACTTTGGTTTTTTATATGTGTATTAAAAAATTATATTATATTATTGACAAATTTATGATACTTATTAAGAAAAAGGAATCTTGTTATTCGAATAAATTGATCGCCATAATAGAACAAGCTACTACTCCTATGCAAAAAGTGTATACAACTACTCTTTATAATTGTAAAAAATATTTGATAGAAAGAAATTTTTTATCTCCTTCTTTGGTTATTATTGGAAAAATAGTAAATCTTTATAAGTGTTTTAAATGGAATTCTTCTAGTTCTTCTATTTTTTGTAAAAGAAATTATTTTATGTATTAG
- the cysK gene encoding cysteine synthase A: MKVESILQTIGNTPHVLLRRLYPFHKVWMKLERNNPGGSIKDRIALSMIEDAEKKGILKKKGEVIIEPTSGNTGVGLAMVSTVKGYSLILVMPESMSIERRKIFSIFGAKLVLTPREKGMKGAIKKAEELVHEIPNSWMPKQFENLSNTNIHKSITSKEIIDSFPDGIDYFVTGVGTGGHITGIGEVLKKKFPDIKIFSVEPVESPVIFGGEREAKPHALQGLGAGFIPPILNVNLLDGTFLVSKEEAFYFVRKTAIKEGILVGISTGAVLSSIEKHLSYFSKDSRILTFNYDSGERYLSVEDLFL; this comes from the coding sequence ATGAAAGTAGAGAGTATATTGCAAACTATTGGAAATACACCCCATGTACTTCTTCGTCGTTTATATCCATTTCATAAAGTTTGGATGAAATTAGAAAGGAATAATCCTGGAGGGAGTATTAAAGATAGAATTGCGTTATCAATGATAGAAGATGCAGAAAAAAAAGGAATTCTTAAAAAAAAAGGAGAGGTAATCATTGAGCCTACTTCTGGAAATACTGGAGTTGGATTAGCTATGGTTTCCACTGTAAAAGGATATAGCCTTATTTTAGTAATGCCGGAATCTATGAGTATAGAAAGAAGAAAAATTTTTTCTATTTTTGGAGCAAAATTAGTACTTACTCCTAGAGAAAAAGGAATGAAAGGAGCCATTAAAAAAGCAGAAGAATTGGTACATGAAATTCCTAATTCTTGGATGCCAAAACAATTTGAAAATTTATCGAATACAAATATCCATAAGAGTATTACATCAAAGGAAATTATAGATTCTTTTCCTGATGGAATAGATTATTTTGTTACTGGGGTTGGAACAGGAGGACATATTACTGGAATAGGAGAAGTATTAAAGAAAAAATTTCCAGATATAAAAATATTTTCCGTAGAACCTGTTGAATCTCCAGTTATATTTGGAGGAGAAAGAGAAGCTAAACCTCATGCATTACAAGGTTTGGGGGCCGGTTTTATTCCTCCTATTTTAAATGTAAATCTATTGGATGGGACTTTTTTAGTTTCTAAAGAAGAAGCATTTTATTTTGTTCGTAAAACCGCAATCAAAGAAGGGATTTTAGTGGGAATTTCTACAGGTGCCGTTTTATCGTCTATTGAAAAACACTTATCTTATTTTTCTAAAGATTCTAGGATACTTACGTTTAATTATGATTCTGGAGAAAGATATCTTTCAGTAGAAGATCTTTTTTTATAA
- a CDS encoding serine O-acetyltransferase: MSNKDFLKRLFEDNKRKWKNPFPNKNTSEKFVEELFHLLFTPDQGLLEKIDSLKVNYKKLQQKLYCILLDFNLEKRESKKFVENFFDKIPNIYQTLIMDANAILDFDPAATVIEEIFLSYPGFFATALYRIAHQLWVLKIPILPRLITEYAHSKTGVDIHASAEIGKYFAIDHGTGIVIGSSTKIGNRVKIYQGVTLGAIYVDKKLRDQKRHPTIEDQVTIYAGATILGGDTVVGHDSILGGNVWITHSIPPFSIVSQTSEIKIRNNSSSQKKKITI, translated from the coding sequence ATGTCTAATAAGGATTTTTTGAAGAGATTATTTGAAGATAATAAAAGAAAATGGAAAAATCCATTTCCTAACAAAAATACATCCGAAAAATTTGTAGAGGAATTATTTCATCTTCTTTTTACACCTGATCAAGGTCTTTTAGAAAAGATTGATTCATTAAAAGTAAATTATAAAAAATTACAACAAAAATTGTATTGTATTCTTCTTGATTTTAATCTTGAAAAAAGGGAGTCAAAAAAATTTGTAGAAAATTTTTTTGATAAAATTCCCAATATTTATCAAACATTAATTATGGATGCTAATGCTATATTAGATTTTGATCCTGCTGCAACAGTAATAGAGGAAATTTTTTTATCCTATCCTGGTTTTTTTGCTACTGCATTATACCGAATAGCTCATCAATTATGGGTACTAAAGATTCCAATTCTTCCAAGATTGATTACAGAATATGCTCATAGTAAAACAGGAGTCGACATTCATGCTTCTGCAGAAATAGGAAAATATTTTGCTATTGATCATGGAACAGGAATAGTGATTGGTTCTAGTACAAAAATAGGAAATAGGGTAAAAATATATCAAGGAGTTACTTTAGGAGCTATTTATGTAGATAAAAAGTTGAGGGATCAAAAACGTCATCCTACTATAGAGGATCAAGTAACTATTTATGCTGGTGCAACAATTTTGGGAGGAGATACAGTAGTTGGTCATGATAGTATACTTGGAGGGAACGTATGGATAACTCATAGTATTCCTCCTTTTTCAATAGTTTCTCAAACTAGTGAGATTAAAATTCGTAATAACAGTTCTTCTCAGAAAAAAAAAATAACTATATAA
- a CDS encoding sulfate adenylyltransferase subunit 1, protein MDTLRFITSGSVDNGKSTLIGRLLYDSDSILMDELSTITEKSSIRRYGGNKIDFSLLTDGLRAEREQGITIDVAYKYFSTSKRKFIIADTPGHFQYTRNMLTGASHADLAIVLIDARYGVVEQIQRHSLILGLLNFQKIILAINKMDLINYDFRIYKAIISQYKVTACRVGLKNIDTIPISAKNGDNVVDQSSNMKWYTGPSLLSLLENIVIHKEPYLEPSRFPVQYIIRSKCSSLHKVDRGYAGKIISGIYREGDDIIVYPHKFYTKIRCIKMNGKKIKEGFAPQNIIIYLEDEMDISRGDLFVKKNSDDLPIVSKEFDAILCWMENSLLKRGNKYLFQIHSLQVPILIKDIIYRIDVNTLKREKYPKNAGLNDLVKVRIHTSKPIPHDPYRKIKENGASILIDEISYSTVAACMIQ, encoded by the coding sequence ATGGATACTTTGAGATTTATTACATCCGGAAGTGTAGATAATGGAAAAAGTACTCTAATAGGACGTTTGTTATATGATAGTGATTCTATACTTATGGATGAATTATCTACAATAACGGAAAAGAGTAGTATAAGAAGATATGGAGGAAATAAAATAGATTTTTCGTTATTAACGGATGGATTACGAGCTGAAAGAGAACAAGGAATAACTATTGATGTAGCTTATAAATATTTTTCTACATCTAAAAGGAAATTTATTATAGCCGATACTCCTGGTCATTTTCAATATACTAGAAATATGTTAACAGGAGCGTCTCATGCCGATTTAGCAATTGTGTTGATTGATGCACGTTATGGTGTAGTAGAACAAATACAAAGACATTCTCTAATTCTTGGATTACTTAATTTTCAAAAAATTATTTTAGCCATTAATAAAATGGATTTGATTAATTATGATTTTAGAATATATAAAGCTATTATTAGTCAATATAAAGTTACAGCTTGTAGAGTAGGATTAAAGAATATAGATACAATACCAATAAGTGCAAAAAATGGAGATAATGTAGTGGATCAATCTTCTAATATGAAATGGTATACTGGTCCTAGTCTTCTTTCTTTATTGGAAAATATTGTTATTCATAAAGAACCTTATTTGGAACCATCTAGATTTCCAGTCCAATATATCATTCGTTCCAAATGTAGTAGTCTTCATAAAGTGGATCGTGGATATGCTGGAAAAATTATTAGTGGAATTTATAGGGAAGGAGATGATATAATTGTTTATCCTCATAAATTTTATACAAAAATTAGATGTATAAAAATGAATGGAAAAAAAATTAAAGAGGGATTTGCACCTCAGAACATTATTATATATTTAGAGGATGAAATGGATATTTCTCGTGGAGATTTATTTGTAAAAAAAAATAGTGATGATTTACCTATAGTTTCTAAAGAATTTGATGCTATTCTTTGTTGGATGGAAAACAGTTTATTGAAACGAGGAAATAAATATTTATTTCAAATTCATAGTCTTCAAGTTCCAATTTTGATTAAAGATATCATTTATCGTATAGATGTGAATACTTTGAAAAGGGAAAAGTATCCTAAAAATGCAGGATTAAATGATTTAGTGAAAGTTAGGATTCATACATCCAAACCTATTCCACATGACCCTTATAGAAAAATAAAAGAAAACGGAGCTTCTATTTTAATAGATGAAATAAGCTATTCTACAGTAGCTGCTTGTATGATTCAATGA
- the cysD gene encoding sulfate adenylyltransferase subunit CysD, with protein MKNYRLNYLEQLESETIHIYRETAGQFDRPALLFSGGKDSVLLVHLALKAFKPGEFPFTLVHIDTGYNFPETLEFRDFFVKKIREKIIIRKVEDTILRRNLSEPKGRFPNRNILQSYTLIDTIEEFQFDACIGGGRRDEEKARSKERIFSIRNEFGSWEPRLQRPELWNIYNGKIHKGENMRVFPISNWTELDVWNYIQKEKILLPSIYFSHKRKVINFQGKWIALSKLIKANPNELVHIKNLRYRTIGDMTCTAAIESNAKNVEEIIQELLDTKISERGQTRIDDTLSETSMEDRKKQGYF; from the coding sequence ATGAAAAATTATCGTTTAAATTATTTGGAACAATTAGAATCAGAAACCATCCATATTTATAGAGAGACAGCAGGGCAATTTGATAGACCTGCTTTATTATTTTCTGGAGGAAAAGATTCTGTTTTATTAGTTCATTTAGCTTTAAAGGCATTTAAACCAGGAGAATTTCCTTTTACTTTGGTACATATAGATACTGGATATAATTTTCCTGAAACATTGGAATTTAGAGATTTTTTTGTAAAAAAAATAAGAGAAAAAATTATTATACGCAAAGTAGAGGATACTATTTTACGTAGAAATTTATCTGAACCTAAAGGAAGATTTCCTAATAGAAATATTTTACAATCATATACTCTTATAGATACAATTGAAGAATTTCAATTCGATGCTTGTATTGGTGGAGGTCGTAGAGATGAAGAAAAAGCAAGATCTAAAGAAAGAATATTTTCTATTAGAAATGAATTTGGAAGTTGGGAACCAAGATTACAAAGACCTGAATTATGGAATATTTATAATGGAAAAATACATAAAGGAGAAAATATGCGAGTTTTTCCTATTAGTAATTGGACAGAATTAGATGTTTGGAATTATATTCAAAAAGAAAAAATATTATTACCTTCTATCTATTTTTCACACAAAAGAAAAGTTATTAATTTCCAAGGGAAGTGGATTGCTTTATCTAAATTAATTAAGGCTAATCCAAATGAGCTAGTTCATATAAAAAATTTACGTTATCGTACTATAGGAGATATGACTTGTACAGCTGCTATAGAATCAAATGCTAAAAATGTAGAAGAAATCATTCAGGAACTTTTGGATACAAAAATAAGTGAGAGAGGTCAAACAAGAATTGATGATACATTATCTGAAACATCTATGGAAGACCGAAAAAAACAAGGATACTTTTAA